GGCGGACAAGACCCCCGAATCGGTCCTCGACACGGCGGGCCAGGTCGCGACCAGGGCCCGGGCGAACCGTACCCCGCTCCTCGTGCTCGGCGCCCTGCTGGCCGTGTACGCGCTGGTGCGTCGGAGCCGGGGGCGCAAGTGAACGGGGTCAAGATCGCGTACAAGCCCGTCGGGTTCGCCCTGGGCGCCGTCAGCGGCATGCTCGCCGGGATGGCGTTCAAGCAGGCCTGGAAGCTGATCGAAGGGGAGGGCGACGCCCCCGACGCCACCGACGAGGACCGCTCCTGGACGGAGATCCTCATCGCCGCCGGCCTCCAGGGGGCGATCTTCGCGGTGACCAAGGCCGCCGTGGACCGGTCCGGAGCGGTCGCGGCACGGCGTCTGACGGGCACCTGGCCGGGCTGAGCCCACCCCGGCGCCGGGCTCGAACGCGGAGCCGCGCCACCCGCCCGGTCGACGGATCGGATGTGACACACGTCGCATCCGGCCGTCGATCCGGTTTGCGGTCGCCATGATCGCGCAGAAGCGGTTCCTGGAAGACCCACCGAGGAAAGGACCGGCCATGACGGCCCCCGAATCCCAGCAGGTGGCCGATCCGGAAGCGGTGAAGCGCCATCCCGTACTGTTCCGTGCCGTCCGGCAGCGCCGGAACCCCAGACTCCGTCGGACGGACATCACCGTCACCGACGAGCAGGCGGTCAAGCGCGCCGTGAAGGC
This region of Streptomyces sp. NBC_00513 genomic DNA includes:
- a CDS encoding DUF4235 domain-containing protein, translating into MNGVKIAYKPVGFALGAVSGMLAGMAFKQAWKLIEGEGDAPDATDEDRSWTEILIAAGLQGAIFAVTKAAVDRSGAVAARRLTGTWPG